The Gymnodinialimonas sp. 57CJ19 genome includes a window with the following:
- a CDS encoding dihydrofolate reductase family protein yields the protein MQPIIYDVAVSADGFIAGPYSDVSAFPHQGAIVDDYLARLARYSTALMGRRTYEFGLKHGLALGANPYPAMRCIVVSSTLNLPGDNVEVWRDLAGLNRLRQEAPSPIYLCGGGVLASAIARAGHLTQLTLKRAPVVLGAGTPLFAGLEQAHTLHLVTQKDYGEGSLLQSSRFS from the coding sequence ATGCAACCTATTATCTATGACGTGGCTGTCTCTGCCGACGGCTTCATTGCGGGCCCCTATTCGGATGTTTCCGCCTTCCCCCATCAAGGCGCAATCGTGGACGATTACCTCGCCCGACTCGCGCGCTATTCAACCGCCCTCATGGGACGGCGCACCTATGAATTCGGCCTCAAACATGGGCTTGCCTTGGGCGCAAACCCGTATCCGGCGATGCGGTGTATCGTTGTGTCCTCGACCCTGAATCTACCCGGCGACAATGTCGAGGTCTGGCGGGATCTGGCGGGCCTGAACCGCCTAAGGCAAGAAGCCCCCAGCCCGATCTACCTGTGTGGTGGCGGGGTTCTGGCCAGCGCCATCGCGCGGGCCGGGCATTTGACACAACTGACGTTGAAACGCGCCCCGGTCGTGTTGGGCGCGGGCACGCCGTTGTTTGCAGGGCTAGAGCAGGCCCACACCCTTCACCTTGTGACGCAGAAGGACTACGGCGAAGGTTCGCTGCTCCAAAGCTCAAGGTTTTCCTGA